A window from Chitinophaga filiformis encodes these proteins:
- the rodA gene encoding rod shape-determining protein RodA, whose product MNRRQQIKLTEGIDWPIMGLYLGIVFVGLLSIFAAEYREGDNIWNDILHLNKNYSRQLMWLGVSAVLATIIWLTDSKFFTATANLMYAGGLLLLLLVLGIGKDVKGSSSWLVIGGFQFQPAELTKLCTNLALAKYLSSIETDFTKLRSRLIAVALALIPCVIIILQSETGLALVYFSFFLVMYREGLPGVLLVIAFSGIVLVLSALLVDKNILFIIFSVITVLVIYFSRREIKRNRSRLALILGIWAFCSVFVMFVVPFAFTKVLKDYQVRRIEVMLGKENDPKATYNTRQSMIAIGSGGFIGKGYLKGTQTRYDFVPEQSTDFIFCTIGEDFGFLGSILFIGLYVALLLRIIFVAERQRSTFSRVYAYGVASIIFFHMAINISMTIGLAPVIGIPLPLVSYGGSSLMTFTMLIFIMLRLDADRQMVLR is encoded by the coding sequence ATGAACCGTCGGCAGCAAATAAAATTGACAGAAGGTATTGACTGGCCTATTATGGGCCTCTACCTGGGGATCGTGTTTGTGGGGTTGTTATCTATCTTCGCCGCTGAATACAGGGAGGGTGATAACATCTGGAATGACATCCTCCACCTGAACAAGAACTATTCCCGCCAGCTCATGTGGCTGGGTGTATCAGCAGTGTTGGCTACCATCATCTGGCTCACCGACAGTAAGTTCTTTACCGCTACGGCCAACCTGATGTACGCCGGTGGTTTACTGTTGTTGTTGCTGGTACTGGGCATCGGTAAGGATGTAAAAGGTTCGAGCTCCTGGCTGGTAATCGGTGGTTTCCAGTTTCAGCCGGCGGAGCTGACGAAGCTCTGTACCAACCTGGCCCTGGCCAAGTATCTCTCTTCCATAGAAACTGATTTTACCAAACTGCGTTCCAGGCTGATAGCCGTAGCCCTGGCGCTGATCCCCTGTGTTATCATCATCCTGCAGTCAGAAACAGGGCTGGCACTGGTGTATTTCTCCTTCTTCCTGGTGATGTACAGGGAAGGTTTGCCGGGCGTACTGCTGGTGATCGCCTTCTCGGGGATCGTGCTGGTATTGTCGGCCTTGCTGGTAGATAAAAATATCCTCTTTATCATCTTCTCGGTCATCACCGTACTGGTGATCTATTTCAGTCGCCGGGAAATAAAACGTAACCGTTCCCGGTTGGCCCTGATACTGGGTATCTGGGCATTCTGTTCCGTATTCGTGATGTTCGTAGTGCCTTTTGCATTCACCAAAGTGCTGAAAGACTACCAGGTACGCCGTATTGAGGTAATGCTGGGTAAAGAGAACGATCCGAAGGCGACCTATAATACCCGCCAGAGTATGATCGCGATCGGTTCCGGCGGTTTCATCGGAAAAGGGTATCTGAAAGGCACCCAGACCCGTTACGATTTCGTGCCCGAGCAGAGTACTGACTTTATCTTCTGTACTATCGGAGAGGACTTTGGTTTCCTGGGCTCTATCCTGTTTATAGGTCTTTATGTGGCATTGCTCTTACGGATCATTTTTGTGGCAGAGCGACAACGATCGACATTCAGCCGTGTATATGCCTATGGGGTAGCCAGTATCATCTTTTTCCACATGGCCATCAATATTTCCATGACCATCGGTCTGGCGCCGGTGATCGGGATCCCGCTGCCATTGGTTAGTTATGGAGGTTCCTCCCTGATGACATTCACCATGTTAATTTTTATCATGCTCCGCCTGGATGCCGACAGGCAAATGGTATTACGATAG
- the mrdA gene encoding penicillin-binding protein 2, whose protein sequence is MSVYNQPRKRVIQFIMLGMVILIITRLFFLQVVEKKYSKLADANAVLRKVVYPSRGIIFDRKGRSILSNDAMYDLVVTPINVKNIDTAYMCEILRIDKEEFRRRITSAIIKNGSRRVSVFASLLPPEMFGRLQESMYMFQPGFELVQRQIRSYPFNAAANILGYIGEVSPQMLQKPAYSAYNQGDYLGMTGLERTYESVLMGQRGIQYLVKDNLNRPQGPYEKGEFDTAAIAGKNLRLALDVDLQVLGEHLMRNKIGSIVAIDPRTGGILTMVSAPTFDPNLLTGSYRARNFSRLFADTTKPLFNRAIQAGYPPGSSMKPLTALIALDEGVITPSFGFPCFGAYTYCGRPIACTHHNAGHAANLRLAIANSCNAYFVHLYRMEVDAAKWGGVKKGHQKWHDYISSFGLGHRLGVDIPGESPGKAIDTAGMNKLYRGQWNSCSELYVGMGQGQVVATPMQMANAMCIIANKGYYYLPHFVDKIDNDNTELLTKFREKHTVAHVSDSVYMPVIYGMEDVVERGTGVSAKIEGEIVCGKTGTAENNAIVNGKLTKLKNHSVFVAFAPRDNPKIAIAVVVENAGFGSTYAAPIASLIMEKYLHDTISVKRKPQMKTLLEYNTLDPVVREKSKLDSLNGASAKMTSDEILKLYFRD, encoded by the coding sequence ATGTCTGTCTATAATCAGCCCAGGAAAAGAGTAATACAGTTCATCATGCTTGGAATGGTAATATTGATTATTACCAGGTTGTTCTTTTTGCAGGTAGTGGAAAAGAAATATTCCAAGCTGGCGGATGCCAACGCGGTGCTCCGCAAAGTGGTATATCCCAGCAGAGGAATTATTTTTGACCGCAAAGGCAGAAGTATCCTCAGTAATGATGCGATGTATGACCTCGTGGTAACACCGATCAATGTGAAGAACATTGATACGGCTTACATGTGTGAGATCCTCCGGATCGATAAGGAAGAATTCAGAAGACGCATCACCAGCGCTATCATTAAAAATGGTAGCCGTCGTGTATCCGTATTTGCTTCCCTGCTGCCGCCCGAAATGTTCGGCCGCCTGCAGGAAAGTATGTATATGTTCCAGCCCGGCTTCGAGCTGGTACAACGCCAGATCCGCTCCTACCCCTTCAATGCTGCCGCCAACATACTCGGTTATATCGGTGAAGTATCTCCCCAGATGTTGCAGAAACCAGCTTACAGCGCATATAACCAGGGCGATTACCTGGGTATGACCGGGCTGGAAAGAACATATGAAAGTGTGCTGATGGGGCAACGTGGTATACAATATCTCGTAAAAGATAACCTGAACCGCCCGCAGGGCCCTTATGAAAAAGGGGAATTCGATACGGCCGCTATTGCCGGTAAGAACCTCCGTCTGGCACTTGATGTTGACCTGCAGGTACTGGGTGAACACCTGATGCGTAATAAGATCGGCAGTATTGTGGCTATCGATCCCCGCACAGGAGGTATCCTCACTATGGTGAGTGCGCCTACCTTCGACCCGAACCTGCTGACGGGCTCCTACCGTGCCCGTAATTTCAGCCGGTTATTTGCTGACACTACCAAGCCGCTCTTTAACCGCGCAATACAGGCAGGATATCCACCAGGATCATCCATGAAACCACTTACCGCCCTGATCGCGTTAGATGAAGGGGTGATCACTCCCAGCTTTGGTTTTCCATGCTTTGGCGCTTATACCTACTGTGGTCGTCCTATTGCCTGTACGCACCACAATGCAGGTCACGCTGCCAACCTCAGGCTGGCCATTGCCAACTCCTGTAACGCTTACTTCGTACACCTGTACCGCATGGAAGTGGATGCCGCCAAATGGGGCGGTGTGAAAAAAGGACACCAGAAATGGCATGACTATATTTCCTCTTTCGGTCTCGGGCACAGACTGGGCGTGGATATTCCGGGTGAATCGCCCGGTAAGGCGATTGATACCGCCGGTATGAATAAACTGTACCGCGGTCAGTGGAACTCCTGCTCCGAGCTGTATGTAGGTATGGGACAGGGACAGGTCGTGGCTACCCCTATGCAGATGGCGAACGCGATGTGTATCATTGCCAATAAAGGTTATTACTACCTGCCGCATTTCGTGGACAAGATTGATAATGATAACACCGAACTGCTGACAAAATTCAGAGAGAAACATACTGTGGCGCACGTATCAGATTCTGTATATATGCCGGTGATATATGGTATGGAGGATGTGGTGGAAAGAGGTACGGGTGTGTCTGCCAAAATAGAAGGGGAGATCGTGTGTGGTAAAACAGGTACGGCTGAAAATAATGCTATCGTGAACGGTAAGCTGACAAAACTGAAGAACCACTCCGTATTTGTGGCCTTTGCTCCAAGAGATAATCCAAAGATCGCTATTGCGGTGGTCGTGGAGAACGCTGGTTTCGGTTCCACTTATGCGGCGCCTATCGCCAGCCTGATCATGGAGAAATACCTGCATGATACCATTTCTGTGAAGCGTAAGCCACAGATGAAAACATTGCTGGAATACAACACGCTGGATCCTGTTGTAAGGGAAAAATCCAAGCTTGACTCCCTGAATGGAGCCAGCGCCAAAATGACATCAGATGAGATACTTAAACTTTATTTCCGGGATTAA
- a CDS encoding rod shape-determining protein MreD, with product MSILLRNIIRFVLLLLLQVFVLQHILLHQLVGLNLYMLFVLLLPFNMPRPALMLLALMMGLGLDMFMNTMGMHAAACVFIAYLRPFIINILSPQGGFETTQKTPSMTSMGVSQFLTYIAILVFLHNLVYFPLEVFSFADFFYLLLKILLSTAASIVLIVLYELLFFSRK from the coding sequence ATGAGTATACTGTTAAGAAATATTATTCGTTTCGTGCTCTTACTGCTTCTGCAGGTATTTGTACTGCAGCATATCCTGTTACACCAGCTGGTAGGTCTTAACCTGTACATGTTGTTCGTATTGTTGCTGCCGTTTAATATGCCACGTCCTGCACTGATGCTGCTGGCGCTGATGATGGGCCTCGGCCTGGACATGTTTATGAACACCATGGGCATGCATGCCGCCGCCTGTGTATTCATTGCATACCTCCGCCCGTTCATCATTAACATACTGTCTCCACAGGGTGGTTTTGAAACGACCCAGAAAACACCTTCCATGACCAGCATGGGAGTATCCCAATTCCTGACCTATATCGCGATCCTGGTATTCCTGCACAATCTTGTGTATTTCCCGCTGGAAGTATTCAGCTTTGCTGATTTCTTCTATCTGCTTTTGAAAATCCTTTTATCAACAGCGGCCAGTATCGTACTGATCGTGTTGTACGAGTTACTGTTCTTTTCCAGGAAATAA
- the mreC gene encoding rod shape-determining protein MreC: MRNLIIFFRRYFNFFLFLLLEVICIVLVFRNNDLQKSAYLNSANSLSARLYERYNNVEYYFHLKATNDSLVKENARLHNMLRTSFDSVSINNIVKVDTIRHYSTDTTRKVIGTEVRRYLYKEAKVVNNSINNPINYITIRRGRKDGIKPNMGVVGPSGVVGVVRSVNDNYAVVLSLLSKGRNFGFSARLSYSKEMGTVRWYGGEAGYAVMEDVPKSVRLIRGDTVVTSGYSALFPENIPIGYVESYSLADKSSTAYTIRIKLATNFYNLQYVYVIDNLLKEEQQSLEDSTYRLIK; the protein is encoded by the coding sequence GTGCGTAATCTCATCATTTTCTTTAGGCGCTATTTTAATTTTTTTCTGTTTCTGCTGCTGGAAGTGATTTGCATTGTGCTGGTATTCCGGAACAACGATCTTCAGAAATCAGCCTACCTCAACTCCGCCAATAGTCTCAGCGCCAGGTTATACGAACGTTACAACAATGTGGAGTATTACTTTCACCTGAAAGCTACCAATGATAGCCTGGTGAAAGAAAATGCCCGCCTCCATAATATGTTGCGCACCAGCTTTGACAGCGTTTCCATCAACAATATCGTTAAAGTAGATACCATCCGCCATTACAGCACCGACACCACCCGTAAAGTGATCGGCACTGAAGTACGCCGTTACTTATATAAGGAGGCAAAAGTGGTGAACAACAGTATCAATAATCCCATTAACTATATTACGATCAGAAGGGGCCGGAAAGACGGTATCAAACCTAATATGGGTGTTGTAGGCCCAAGTGGGGTGGTTGGTGTGGTACGCAGCGTGAACGACAACTACGCTGTAGTGCTTTCCCTGCTGTCAAAAGGCCGCAACTTCGGTTTCAGTGCCCGCCTCAGTTACAGTAAGGAAATGGGAACTGTACGCTGGTACGGTGGAGAGGCCGGGTATGCGGTGATGGAAGATGTACCTAAAAGCGTGAGACTGATCAGAGGAGACACCGTAGTAACAAGCGGTTATTCTGCATTATTTCCGGAAAATATCCCTATTGGCTACGTGGAATCTTATTCCCTGGCAGATAAATCCAGCACCGCCTATACCATCAGGATAAAACTGGCTACCAACTTTTATAACCTTCAGTATGTCTATGTCATAGACAACCTGCTGAAAGAAGAACAACAATCTTTGGAAGATTCAACCTACAGGCTGATTAAATGA
- a CDS encoding rod shape-determining protein, which produces MGFFNFLTQEIAIDLGTANTLIIHNDQVVVDEPSIVAIERASGKIVAVGKKAMMMHEKTHEYLRTIRPLKDGVIADFNAAEGMLREMIKLVYPKKPLFSPSWRMVICIPSSITEVEKRAVRDSAEQAGAKEVFLIHEPMAAALGIGIDVEEPVGNMIIDIGGGTTGISVIALAGIVCDQSIRIAGDEFTADIMEALRRYHSLLIGERTAEQIKIQIGSALKELDNPPDDVAVNGRDLVTGIPKQIMVSYQEVAEALDKSIFKIEEAILKALETTPPELAADIYRRGLYLTGGGALLRGLDKRLTQKIKLPVHVADDPLRAVVRGTGIALKHVGKYPFLMQ; this is translated from the coding sequence ATGGGGTTCTTTAATTTTTTAACACAGGAAATAGCGATTGACTTAGGTACAGCTAACACGCTGATCATACACAACGACCAGGTGGTGGTGGATGAACCTTCCATTGTAGCTATAGAGCGCGCAAGCGGTAAAATCGTGGCAGTAGGAAAGAAGGCCATGATGATGCACGAGAAGACACACGAGTACCTGCGTACGATCCGTCCCCTGAAAGATGGTGTGATCGCGGACTTTAACGCAGCTGAGGGTATGCTTCGCGAGATGATCAAACTGGTGTATCCCAAAAAGCCCTTATTCTCCCCTAGCTGGCGTATGGTTATCTGTATACCATCCAGCATCACAGAAGTAGAAAAACGCGCCGTGCGCGACTCTGCCGAACAGGCAGGCGCGAAGGAAGTGTTCCTCATACATGAGCCTATGGCAGCTGCCTTAGGTATCGGCATTGACGTGGAAGAACCAGTAGGTAACATGATCATCGATATAGGGGGCGGTACCACGGGTATCTCCGTGATCGCCCTGGCAGGTATCGTTTGCGACCAGAGTATCCGTATCGCCGGTGATGAATTCACCGCCGACATCATGGAAGCCCTGCGCCGTTATCATAGCCTGTTGATCGGTGAAAGGACCGCTGAACAGATTAAGATCCAGATCGGATCCGCACTGAAAGAACTGGATAATCCACCAGATGATGTAGCTGTGAACGGCCGTGACCTGGTAACAGGTATTCCTAAACAGATCATGGTGTCCTACCAGGAAGTAGCAGAAGCCCTGGATAAATCCATCTTCAAGATCGAAGAGGCCATCCTGAAAGCACTGGAAACTACGCCGCCGGAACTGGCTGCAGATATCTACCGCAGAGGTCTTTACCTGACCGGTGGTGGTGCGCTGCTCCGCGGATTGGATAAACGTCTTACTCAGAAGATCAAATTGCCTGTGCATGTTGCGGACGATCCGTTACGTGCCGTGGTAAGAGGTACCGGAATTGCACTGAAACACGTAGGTAAATATCCGTTCCTAATGCAATAA
- the purD gene encoding phosphoribosylamine--glycine ligase: MKILLLGSGGREHALAWKMAQSTYCEQLFIAPGNAGTAQYGQNLDIAVSDFEKIKAFCIENAISLVVPGSEEPLVKGIYDYFQQDAALQHIPVMGPSALGAQLEGSKAFAKQFMLRHNIPTAAYREFSEENYEEGVAYLRAHSLPIVLKADGLAAGKGVVILNDHEEAVAEFSQMIKEAKFGDASRKVVVEQFLTGIELSVFVLTDGHSYKILPTAKDYKRIGEGDTGLNTGGMGAVSPVPFAGKAFMDLVEERIIRPTVAGLEKEQIAYNGFIFFGLINVDGDPFVIEYNCRMGDPETEVVMPRLQNDLLELFKAVQEGQLSAQTIYEDARVATTVMLVAKGYPEAYEKGKVISNIPAPTQDQLVFQAGTKAVGEDILTNGGRVLTITSLAADLGIALTHSRQTAEIIDFEGKYYRRDIGFEFV; encoded by the coding sequence ATGAAGATATTATTATTAGGAAGCGGTGGCAGGGAACACGCTCTGGCATGGAAAATGGCACAGAGCACTTATTGTGAACAGTTGTTTATTGCCCCGGGAAATGCCGGTACGGCCCAATATGGCCAGAACCTGGACATCGCGGTTTCGGATTTTGAAAAAATAAAGGCCTTTTGTATTGAAAATGCTATCTCCCTGGTAGTACCCGGCTCGGAAGAGCCGCTGGTAAAAGGTATTTACGATTACTTTCAGCAGGATGCCGCTTTACAGCATATCCCGGTGATGGGCCCATCTGCCCTGGGCGCCCAGTTGGAGGGCAGTAAAGCGTTTGCAAAGCAGTTCATGCTGCGCCATAATATTCCCACGGCCGCTTACCGCGAGTTCAGTGAGGAGAATTATGAAGAAGGCGTAGCTTACCTGCGTGCGCATTCCCTGCCGATAGTACTCAAAGCCGACGGACTGGCCGCAGGTAAGGGAGTGGTGATCCTGAACGATCATGAAGAAGCAGTGGCAGAGTTTTCACAGATGATCAAAGAAGCGAAGTTTGGCGATGCGAGCAGAAAAGTGGTGGTAGAACAATTCCTGACAGGGATAGAGTTGTCAGTATTTGTGCTGACAGACGGGCATTCCTACAAGATACTGCCTACTGCAAAGGATTATAAACGGATCGGAGAAGGAGACACCGGCCTGAATACAGGCGGTATGGGGGCTGTTTCCCCGGTTCCATTTGCCGGTAAAGCATTTATGGACCTGGTGGAAGAGCGTATCATCCGGCCTACTGTAGCAGGACTTGAAAAAGAGCAGATCGCCTACAACGGGTTTATCTTCTTCGGATTGATCAATGTAGACGGAGATCCGTTTGTCATTGAGTACAACTGCCGTATGGGAGATCCCGAAACAGAGGTGGTGATGCCGAGATTACAGAACGATCTGCTGGAGCTTTTCAAGGCCGTGCAGGAAGGACAGCTTTCCGCACAGACAATTTATGAGGATGCCCGTGTGGCAACTACCGTTATGCTGGTGGCAAAAGGCTACCCCGAAGCATACGAAAAAGGAAAGGTAATCAGCAACATACCGGCGCCTACGCAGGATCAGTTGGTGTTTCAGGCAGGAACGAAGGCCGTTGGAGAGGACATCCTTACCAATGGAGGTCGTGTACTGACTATAACTTCCCTGGCAGCTGATCTGGGCATTGCGTTGACTCACAGCCGGCAGACTGCTGAAATTATTGATTTTGAAGGCAAATATTACAGGAGGGATATTGGTTTCGAGTTCGTGTAG